The region AACAAGACGAAATTTATtgagtttaatcagtaaaagtagaaatgatACATGAACGATTTTTGGCTCAAACACAAATTACATTGGAATTTTCAAACGTTAGTgcttttgaggatataaagtgCACCCCTCACGTCTTCCTTTTATCCTCTCAAGTAACCTTAGACTACGCCCTTTCCACTACTagtaatattttcattcatatttcctACAGCCCTCTTACATACCCCTCTCTCTTTAATCTAAAGATGCTTCATACGAACACAGAGcataattgtatatattgatgtATATCAATGCAGTTTTAACATAACTTGTATAGATATAGTTCACCATTCATATACTCAGCACCTGAATTAATTCTACACAACTTTAACCATGAAGGAAAATGCGTTCATAAATATCTTATatgtagtgtagtaattccctCCTATTGTACACAACATAGCGATTGCACCTCTTGAAGTACATTATGTTGGACATCTTACAGTATAATTGAAAATATAGTTATAAAAATTACGTATATcggattttttattttactttttcttgCCACAAATTTAATGGAGATTATGTATGAAAATTGGTTGAagttattcattcaatttttgacTTATGTATACATACGCAGCGATTTATTCTTGCTAAATCTGCCACATATTATTGCACTAAAGTTTATACAAATAAGACAAACAGTAATAAAATCAGATTTCTTTATAGCTGTGGCTACACATGGATTCCATCATATATTGCATTTCTTAATATTGAAATGATTTGCACCATAAAAACATCATTAGATGTACAATTTAtagtgaatttaaaaaaaattatggaatttatgatatatatatatatatatacatatatacactcGCAAATGGcatcatgaaataaaaactcATGGGCAGTGAGTTGTGTGTGTAATTGCACGAGTATTACTGATGGCGTGTGCAGGTCTGTGCCGTCCTATGGTGTAGTCCAAGTGTGACTGCAATTCTCATACTAACTTactaataattttctttcagtACATCTACCAAGGTAATTTATACAATGTTCTACtatcaaatatataaaatcatattaGAAAACCAACAAATGCTATTAATTttaacaaattatatatttcatacacCAAATAAAAGACGCAAACAAAATGCTTTAACATTGAAATAAAGGTGTTCGGTTTATTTTCTTGTGTCTTGTGTGGATTCCCTTTTACAAAGATGACTATTGAGGCGTATAAACTTAAAATATATTCGATCAATTGTATTTACTGTTGATCTGCTTCTTGCAACATGCAGTGCAAACATATTTGCTACAGCTAAAATTTGTATTCCCACGAGGCCGATTATTCCCTACGAGACCAAGGGTTCACAATGATGAAGGTCCAAGAGGCCGATTATCCTCATATTGCATCTCCTGACATTAGGACATCTTGTTTGCATCAGTGGAAAGTTTCCATTAAGCATACTCCCAAATGAAGTCTGGAAGTTGCGGATAGTAACAACGTGGATTAATTTGCggaattatttttgtaaatgaaCAAAATACTTCTATTCGGCGAAAGATGAAATGAGTAATAAATTCCACTTGGCTAcgcctcatgaagtattctgtccatttcactcattaaaattcattatttgtatactattattCCATATCCTCCAGAACATAACTGTTTCAAGACAAACACAACATGAATACCCACCAACAAAATGTATCATCAATAATGGAAAGCGTTTGAAGTGTctctgaaataaaatttataaatggagcACAGTAGCACGAAATAATTAACTAATAACTCCATTCACTCCTGACCATTTCACTATTACTGAAAAGTACTGTACACGAGATTGGGAGGGAATACATATGGCGCCTATTCAGGATTCTTTTCCTATTTGGTGGAATTTCATTGTCCAATAAATCTAGAAGTATAGGCTTTAATGCTCATTCATATAATCTGTCAGGTTTgggtttttaataaataacaaaataagttaTAATTAAGTAAATACAATTTGAAtagtaaatgattttcaaaataattgatCGATTACTTTATCTCATTCACacacttataaaaaaaaatcgtatttCTTTAACACACACTTTGTAAATTAAGCACATTCATATATATCCCGGACCAAAATTACTTGTTACAAGAGTAGGTGCCTGTCTCACGTGATCTGAAAGAAGCACCTGGTTAGCTGCTATTCTTCCTGTTGATACAGCTCGTTCCATCAGGGCTGATGGGTAATCTGTGTGCAACCAATCACCTGCAAGGTTGAGATTCGTAACTCCGCACTCTGATGGGAAATTGACGGTTGGTCTGATGTGTTCAAGACTGGCGGGGAATGAAGCAAATTCCTTTCCGGAATGGACGAAATAACCtagtattttgaaattcttgaCAAATATTTCGGGATAAATATCTTTAACCGTAGGAGCTATCTTTGTCCATACATTTCTGTCCTCCACGTCGCCAAACGACCAAGCATAGAGGTGAAACTCAATGATGGATCCACCAGTCCGCTGGCTCCACTCATGTGACTTCTCTTCAATAAGATGATACTGTACAACTAAGTTGATAGGATGAAATTCGGGCGTTTGTAGAATTGGCGGGTGAGTTGATGAGAGCTGTTTATCGAACCAAACCCTAAGTACCTTATAAGGAGGTGCTAGGGGGAGTTGCTGGAGCCTCTTCAGGATGCAGTTCACTTGCTTACTTCTCGGAAAATGTTGGTTAGTTTTCGTGAAGATCGCTTTTACGGCCGACAAGTCCGTTGCTAATATTACATGATCGTACGACTCTTGAGAGCAAGGCGATATACCAGACACGTGCCAGTCCTTGTCAAATCTTAGATCAGTGACAAACGTATTCTTGTCTAttctgaaaaggaaaaaaaaagtaatctcATGGGAGTCAACCAGGTAGGTGTTGCGTTACGTATGATTAATCCCACCACGCACTTGTTTGAAGTCCCTGAGTACTGTAAACATACTGGCCTTGATCCTAGGTAAGCATACTTCTCGTGATTATTTTAAGGTGAGATAATGTAATGGTGTATACTCCGCACAGCCAGATTTCGGCCCTTCAATTCTGTCAATTTATTATTAAGTCCACATCttgtggcagcggtgggattcgaacccacgccaTGTATACTTCAGAAAAAGATCTCAGCATCAGATGtaaattattacatgtataaaaaaaacaatcgtaAAAATCATCATAACCCCCATTCATTATGTTGTCTAATTTACCCTTTTTAATCTttggtttgaatgaaaaatataaggtATGACTGGAAACCATAGCTCAATTTTTAAGCTCAGATCCTTGCTCTATATTATCAATCTTCCAAGTAAGCAAATTTCTATCTGGCtccattaaattgaaaaaaatcgcaaaatacacacacaaaaaaaacccaacacaTCTTATCTCCACCAAGGGTCTTATAGTAGTTTAAGCAACTTATGAATTGATAATAGGGAATATAACGAGACGTAGAGGACTCACTTTACGCCTAGAGACTTCAATCTCTGTTCCCATGGATCAAATACAGCAGTCCGATGGTCAACTTTAGCTATCAAACGTTGATCGGCCTATTAAAACAAATGGTGGTAAAGTACTTTGTACCGGTAATGAATGAGATGTACATATTGATAGTTTGATAATTATCTATTGCAAAACTAATCGTCAATATTATACCGTGTAGTACAGTCTTGTATGAGCACTGAAAACGAATTATCCCAAGtacaaacatttattttacaGCCGATATTTTTGTCTGCAATCTACACATAGGATAAATAGGCGATTTCTAAGAAATTTAATTTACCAGAAGAAACGCTTCTCAAGTGGAGTGAACTCTGTAGACTTCAAAGAAATTTTAGCGCTCTGGAGCGTTGCAAATGTCCAAATTAATAGGTCATCCATCCAAATCACCATTAAGGCGTCAGCATGGTTCTATACTGCACATTTTATTCTTct is a window of Lytechinus variegatus isolate NC3 chromosome 2, Lvar_3.0, whole genome shotgun sequence DNA encoding:
- the LOC121408716 gene encoding hydroxysqualene dehydroxylase-like encodes the protein MEALLKSIFVLTVAIIFLRYLGCNDPVYIETVNPTDPISLPSGIHRSVLIVGGGLAGLSAALELAERGYNVTVKEASPMLGGRLKSTEAEILGETFRVDHGFHALFYNYYTFKDVLHRLGINDNFQRWGANHFRFRTYKDEVVESKGPYPFNVIATLLKSPNFKVSDIFGILRISLFFAYYNHDTVYQRYGNITFDEWAEAERAPVWFADTVLRPALSVTFNERTVLNAAEILMYSHFYFTGDEKADQRLIAKVDHRTAVFDPWEQRLKSLGVKIDKNTFVTDLRFDKDWHVSGISPCSQESYDHVILATDLSAVKAIFTKTNQHFPRSKQVNCILKRLQQLPLAPPYKVLRVWFDKQLSSTHPPILQTPEFHPINLVVQYHLIEEKSHEWSQRTGGSIIEFHLYAWSFGDVEDRNVWTKIAPTVKDIYPEIFVKNFKILGYFVHSGKEFASFPASLEHIRPTVNFPSECGVTNLNLAGDWLHTDYPSALMERAVSTGRIAANQVLLSDHVRQAPTLVTSNFGPGYI